From the genome of Daphnia pulex isolate KAP4 chromosome 12, ASM2113471v1:
CTGAATagtacttttttaaatcaaaacgggcatttttcaaaataaatactgCTTTCCTAAGGTGAGTGCGCgttcatttagttttttaattcaaaagttaattcatttaatattttattttccggtCTTGAAAAATTCgcgttttgattttaaaaatattccagCAAATGCTGTCTGTTGCATCATCCCTTTCGCtcattttcatatttacaaAATGCCCAtccccaaagaagaagagaatgctGTTACCTGTGGAAGGTCTTTGCTGATCACTTTCACTCAACCGCAACTGCAGGGTATAAAAATTGGCCAACATCGCAATCTTCTTCACACAATTCCTTCAACTGTCTTCAGAAGAGCAGCTAAACAACCGAAACCggctaaaaatgaaattggtaAGTTAGTCAACtcttatttgattaaatataAAGTTTaaccttttattttgacttgaTGCACTACCAGATCGTCGCTGTCGCTTTCTTGGCCGTGGCCCTCGCCGCTCCTCAAGGAGATAAAAAGCCCATCGAAATTGTGTCATCCAACAGCGAAATGAACGCCGACGGCAGCTACTCCTTCGAGTAAGTTAATTAATCCTGGTGTCATTAGATCCTATTCTAAGATCCTAATGAATTGTAAATCAGTTTCGAGTCTGCCGATGGCACCAAAGTGTCTGAAAGTGGCAGCCAGAAACAAGTTGGACCCAAACCGGAGGATATCGGCACCGTGTCCAAGGGCTCCTACTCGTTCACGACTCCCGACGGCGTCGTCCTCACCGTCAATTGGGTGGCCGATGAAAACGGATTCCAGGCCACCGGCGACCACCTCCCCACTCCTCCACCCATGCCCGAGCACGTCGTCAAGATCCTCGCGGACCTCAAAACCGCCGGAGTTCTATAAATAATTACACATTATATTATTTCAACCGGATGTACATAACGCTCACATACCCCAAACTTTGACACAAGTTGGGCTTgagtcaacaacaaaattacattaaaacaaacgagaaataaaaatgttttttctccttttaaaatttcaggTTATTTTATACAAAGTCGTTCCTGGAAATTCAAAGGCAATGGTGATGTCTATATTATTACAGAAATTCTAGAGAACGAATTCGGGCTAACCGAAACAATacatttttgattcaattgaaaCATAGCGTATCGTAACACGTTGGACAACGGAAAAAAATCATCCTCAGTGGAGTGCGAAAGAAATGCGGAATAAAGTTGAATGAAACCAGCCAAACAATTAGTTATAACATTTGATGAAGGTGACTGAAAAGAGGGGTAAAACTCAGGAAAAACTCGGGAAAGGGCAGAACCTCACTCTCTGTAAGATGTTAATTGAGCTTGGGGCGTCCATGTGTTCCGCGTGATGCATTCAGCAAAAGATGGACCCAACTTGGCTTACCCAATCTATACAAAGTCCTAACTGGCTAACAATGAAAGAGCTGAATTTCTTTACCTGTGCCGACAGTCCACTGCGACGCAGCGTCTCCTTAGTCGGCATGTATACCGGCCAACAGTTGAATCATTGACCCGAGAGTTGCATCCTGCCGAGCTAATAAACCGTAGAAGAGCTAAGTCCGCTGGAGTGTACCTGTTGCAACTCAtttgaaaaacaggaaaaaggctttaaaaaaacaaaacaaaatttgtataaGGTTTTACCAAGACTGTGGGACAGTGTAGACAATTTGGATGAACCTTTCAACCAAAGCgcagaataaagaaaagagctaCTCCTATAAACAGTGCCAAAGACAAAATCTCCTGCCCAGAGACTATGGCAATGGCCAGTTACGAAAGGGGAAAATTGGAATTTCTCTACTATAgaacagacaaaagaaaagaaaacagtgtCTCGGTTTAAGAGTAGAGCCAATCCAATTATGTGATTATAAAGTTGGACTTTACAAAATAGATTCTGTTGCCTATTCTGTCGTTAGTTGCCTTTCAAATATATTCCATTTTGAGGGAGAACTTCTTTCCACAAAAAGTGACAAAGTTTAAGTGTTGAACGGTGTGAAGTAAACAGCTGCCCAAGATCAATGCAGAGACAAGACGATTGCAAAGCCATTCGAAGCCGAGTAGCACTTTAGCTTAGCCACTCGAGGCCCACGACACACTGAGAAGAATAAAACGCTTGTGATAATCACAACAAATAGTAAACTAGACTTACTAAGTTTCTTCCTACCTCCATGTCGTCTTATCACGTGAACAAACACAGGTAAGGAAGGGTTCACCTCTCTCACCTACTGAAACAAGAAGTTCAAGACCTTGAAAACCTTgagtttcaaacaaaaatctattttaGCTTAATGCACCTTTTGGAATTTTGTCACGAACTAAACTATGCAACAAGTTTTTAAACGTCGAGTTCTCGAGTATCCGGTTCGCGAACTTTCGCTACATTTTCATGTGCAACGTTCGTCTGCTCGTGTTGCCACTTGCCAGATGTAATTTACAAATTTCTTCTTGagattttgagaatttttttcttctcgaaaatcaattatatgttttttatgttttagcGTCGGATTATGTTGgaagtttattattttcaaattaaagaCAATTCTATTTCGCTCAAAATCGATCGGGCGATGCCGCTCGATCCTAGTACGGTCGTCTAGATCAAATCCTGTCAGCTGTCAAAGTCAAAGAgtgaaaaaatgcaaattatgtCGTTCTCTCCTGAATGAATCCTTGTCGAGTTGCAACAGAGCCTTGTCACATTTTTGGCTGCCAGGGAACATCCAGGTTACTGCTCGCCATTACAGTCGATATACACTTTCCAAGAATTCCAACGATAGCTAATTAAAACTCCACTTGCAGATCTTGCACGAACGCATAACTTGATATCAACTTTTATTTCGACGTTTGATGTCGTAACAACGAAAACGAAGAAAGGGACAAGTGACCTGTTTGGgaataaatcaatttatttctttgccaATTGATAATATAacagttgaaaataatttgaaatcacagCGCTGTGTGTTACTAAAGCACTGCGAGTGACAGTATGATCTGCAGATTAGTGTTGGGACTGTGGCAGGGAATTTCAGCTCAGTCAAACAATTCATTGAATCATGATT
Proteins encoded in this window:
- the LOC124208891 gene encoding endocuticle structural glycoprotein SgAbd-3-like, giving the protein MKLIVAVAFLAVALAAPQGDKKPIEIVSSNSEMNADGSYSFDFESADGTKVSESGSQKQVGPKPEDIGTVSKGSYSFTTPDGVVLTVNWVADENGFQATGDHLPTPPPMPEHVVKILADLKTAGVL